Proteins co-encoded in one Natrinema sp. CBA1119 genomic window:
- the ureG gene encoding urease accessory protein UreG: protein MGYRDVAKVGLGGPVGSGKTAMVQRIVPELVDRGYEVGVIANDIMTQEDADVFRESFADLLPADLVEGVETGACPHTGIREDPSMNLAAIDEFTERHPDLDVVLVESGGDNLAATFNPELADYFLFVISVAEGEDIPRKRGPGVMQADLLVVNKTDLAPHVDADLQVIEDDTNAVRGDDPFVFTNCKDGEGIDAVLEHVEREVLFA from the coding sequence ATGGGGTACCGCGACGTCGCAAAAGTCGGTCTCGGCGGCCCCGTCGGCTCCGGGAAGACGGCGATGGTCCAGCGGATCGTCCCCGAACTCGTCGACCGGGGCTACGAGGTCGGCGTCATCGCCAACGACATCATGACGCAGGAGGACGCCGACGTCTTTCGGGAGTCGTTCGCCGACCTGCTACCCGCAGACCTCGTCGAGGGGGTCGAAACGGGGGCCTGCCCACACACGGGCATCCGCGAGGATCCCTCCATGAACCTTGCGGCGATCGACGAGTTCACCGAACGTCATCCCGATCTGGATGTGGTCCTCGTCGAGAGCGGCGGCGACAACCTCGCCGCGACCTTCAACCCCGAACTGGCCGACTACTTCCTGTTCGTCATCAGCGTCGCGGAGGGCGAGGATATTCCCCGCAAGCGCGGCCCTGGCGTCATGCAGGCCGACCTGCTAGTCGTCAACAAAACGGACCTCGCACCGCACGTCGACGCCGACCTGCAGGTGATCGAGGACGATACGAACGCGGTGCGGGGCGACGACCCGTTCGTCTTCACTAACTGCAAGGACGGCGAGGGGATCGACGCGGTCCTCGAGCACGTCGAGCGGGAGGTGCTGTTCGCGTGA